AGCTCTCTGCAGTTGACCTGACCCTTTTCTGCTTCAACTTGCGTTCTAGACAGCGCACGACTAATTGACAAAGCCTGCGGAATAGCAGGACGAGTATAAAGTTTCAATTAACACAAAAACCAGACAATAATAAAGAGAGCCTTAGCAGGAAATCAGTTTTTGCATATGCATTGTCCCAGATATTTTGATTCTGAATAAGCTAATGTTTGCCATAATTAGTACATTTAACTAGCAGGTTTATCATCATGTACTAAGAGATAATGATAGCAGAAGATTGCACCCTTTGTCTGTCCGCAGGTGACAGTTTCACATTACGGGAACTCATTGCAAGGCCATCATGCTCTCGAACTATTTCAGAACCAATAACTTTTATCCCAAAATCAAGATCTCGGACCTGAAATATAATTATGTTTAGactatcaattaaaaatcacatCAGACTTCAGCTCTAAAGCATACTGCTTAATTAATACTAGCAAAGTAACAGAAATCAAGCAACATTTCAACATCCTGATCAGCACTTTTCCTTTCCGAGGGGCAGATATGGCCATATTTAGGGGTCGGCGTTCAGTATTTCCAAAGTTTGGTTTACCTAATTTGATATTCAGTAATTGAAAGTAGATACCAAATATCAAACTTTCAAAGTTCGGTCTGGTACGGTAATTACATATTGACAGGTtggagtattttcaattatctCTTAACCCGGAATTCGCAAATTGATGCAGGCAGACATTGAATTTTCTAGTTTCTATTAATCATCAAAGTCATAGGAAATTGAAAAAGCagaatatataattttgcacATTTAGTAAATTCTTCAAATAGATTAATCACCACCGAAACATCATTCACAATGGCAAATATAGTGCCAAAGCTTCTAAATGCACCAATTATTCAATTATTCtctgattactcaattttacctgtgacgctttcattatttatttaatcgttatttgttattagtctttatttatttgtatttatttgttatctatttgttatttgtttgttgtttttctcataaagcttttaattttctattcttatctaacattttttttatgcatttatgcttttactgagccgagggtctccaggaaacagccgtcctaccttggtaggagtaaggtctgcgtacattctaccctccccagaccccatgttgtgggatttcactgggttgttgttgttgttgttgttgtataagaTCCCCAAGGATAACAACTTTCGGTACATGATTATCAGGGCCACTCAACTCCCTTCTTAATACTAATCAAACAAGCAAATAAATccatcatcaaaatcaagcTATTGGCTAACAAGTAAATGTCATTAACGGTCAGTGAAATACAATAAAAATCCCTTTAATATAGTAGCATGTACCATCAGAAACAACTCTCTCTACCTCTAAGGTAGTGAGGTAAGGTTCTGCATACACTCTATCTTTGTCAGACCCCACCTTGTGGAATTACATTGACTATGTTGTTGTATTGATAGATGTTAGATGTTAGTAGTTTTTAGTTTGATGCAAACACCTagtacaaaataaagtcatccAACAGATAAACCAAGAGGAAGTTTTTAGCAAATCTTACCATTCTCTGAATAATCCTCCATTGCTGATAATCCTTCTTACCAAGGACAACAACATCAGGCTCAACTATATTGAACAACTTGGTGACAACAGTAGCAACCCCTCTAAAGAAAACAGGCCTACTATTCCCACACAATCCCTTTTCCAATTTTTCAACTCTAACCCAAGTTTCATGCCCCATCCCTTTATCTTCAACACAAGACACCTCCATTCCCTCACTCTCAGACCCATTTCCAATTTGAGAATTCCCATAGTCATACAGATTCTTGGGGTTGAATACAACATCAACACCACCAGATAGAGACTTGAGTTTCTGTATATCGCCTTGTAAATCACATGGGTATGTTGAAAGATCTTCATTGGGTGAGAATTGTCCTGGATTAACATAGATGGAAACAACTATACGGTCAGCGTGATTGTGTGCTTCTTGGACTAGAGAAAGGTGACCTTGATGGAGGTAACCCATGGTGGGTACAAAGCCAATTGTATAGCCTTGGGCTCTCATGCTCCTTGTCCATTTCCTCATCTCATCCTTGTCTGTGATGATAATTGCTTCTTTAGCTGCCATTTTCGATTAGGAATTCCTATTTGGGCAGCCGCCAGTAGGAGTCTTGCTATCTCTAGGGTGAACGAGTTTTAGACGAAGAATGTGCTTTATTTAACAACGTCGACTTTCctaaaaaagattattttggATGGCTCAATGCATATCCAAATTAATGCCACATGTACAGTTAGATTTTAAAAGCTTtgatttttctaaaactaaagaCACCTCTGTTTTCTTTTCATCAACTTACAATTTTGTCTTCACTTGAATTAGACACCGTAAGACGTTTACCTAGATGCTATTATAGAGaaatagaaatatttttgtgttccctttgctttttttatttatttaaacatTCAATTGCATGTCATTTCTCTTCCTTAATAAATATACACAGAGACACGTctaattcatattgattatatttATTCTGATATAGACCATATATAATGAAGTTGGCAAATGAGTTTCTCGGATAAATTAAGAGCCGGATGTACGCTATTACCATAGGTTCATCTGAATTCAGTACTTTcgatacaaaaaataaatttatttgtaaaaatttacttaattttcaacaaataataaatatgaattcacaactttaaaaatataatagatTTCAATACTAAaaaccttaaaagatcgacccCGTAAAACATAAATTCTTAATCCGTATGATCTTTGATCGACGGAATGTTTCTACATATGTTATGGATTGAGATTGTCGATGTTTTCCAAATGCAATGCAGATTCATTATCGAAAACAAGATGCTCATATAAAACAGTATTGAAGAGATTCAAGTGACTGAAAATTAGTCGATAAAAAGATAATAAAGGCGTTAAGTTTAGATGGAATCTAATCCTTTAAAACTTTAAGTGTAATGGCCCAGCCCGCTAGTGATATTGTCCACTTTGGGCTTTGGCCCGCACGACTTTAAAATGTGTCACTAGTAGGTAAGGTTTGCTTACTCATATACCCAACTTCTTTTTTGTGTTTTACCGATGTGGCACTTCTTATCTTAAGGTGAGGTGTTACATACACCCCCTCTATGGACTTAGCGTCCTCATTAAGGTTTGCCCCACCACATGAGATTTGCCTAGACTCAACACTGAGGTTTGCCCCGCCTTATTGGGATTTGCCTAAACTCAGTTGAACTCTGGCCCACATCGACAAGGCTAACACATGAATGACTCTGATACTATTTGTAACGGCGCAGTCCTCTAGTGATATTGTCCGTTTTAGGCCTACGCCAGCACGACTTTAAAATGCGTCACTAGTAGGTAAGACCTGCTTATTCATTTACCCAACATCGCTTTTGTGTTTTCCCAATGTGGGACTTCTTATCTTAAGATGGGGTGTTACataagtttgtcacaacccgaccttgggcctagtcataacacggtgatcgaaaccccgaaggggctccaaccaagcctcttgattTATCacaaagcatacataaggtaaaataagcAGAACATAACATAAGAAAGAGTCTAACATAGAACGTAAGGGGGATATAATCCGATCATATAAGACTCTACATATTTTGTCCAgtacatgcctctactaatgaaaaatgggcgggggctaagacatgcccctggctcaccctcaaaataaaacataacgAAAAGTCTTTGAAAGTAATAACCAACTTAATatctagtcctcgatagatgaggactcaccaaaagttTACCGGAATGGAAGCTCACTAGCCACTTGTACGAGTGTGATCCTCAAtctcaatccctacattatgagacatgtaggcaaaaaatatgcgttaatatgtttgaatgtactaagtatgtgggcatgacatgcaatatgaaTCATAAGATACAATGATCAAAGAATGCACATGATAAAGAGGATCAGTAAAGCCATGAGAACAACATGATGATCAAAGTGTTTTAAAAGACttagttgaaaatcataaagtAACATAATGAACGTATACATATGTGTGAtatgaaccataaccgataataagatcatgtgagctataacatggaatcctgttgtctccccatacaacgaagaaaatgggaatctacttgcgaaggtagactctatcccgCTAGGCGAGTCATATATACtctctatgtggatccactagttaagtCAAGAAGGCAAATCTACGGTGACACGTAGTTTAAGGGACAAGAGGCTGCTACTAAGACTTttgatagggcccccacctcaagtccgcTCGgcgctaagtcaaatcccacaaaattcATACATGGCATAGAAgtcataatgaacatatatcatagacatgatcataggtttgaaattcatagagtagctcatttcataacataattgcaatgtgagaattgacctttcatcattataaatcatacttgaataatTCTTATCatgaggttcctaggtcaccaaagagggccctaagtcacctatcttcatacttaaatgaaaatcataatttgaatatacttgtaatttatgatcataattcatacttgaattttgaGTAAAACTCAtgtacatagtcaatttgattgaaaatcataaaatacattgaaataactgaacttcataatcatacttcatgtaattcatcatataaaatagcttcatacatgagaattcataattcaacttaaaccatataatttatgaagaaatatacttataatgatcattcatAATGATTAAAAACGTAATTGAAACAActcaacacaattcatcaaaattgaagtttaaaagtaatgagatttcatgagatttgaAATAAACCTTTGACTCCATGAGTGAAAGGggctcatgaatcaatccacgcataccttgattgaaattggatttgagaaagaaggcttgatcttaaagaaaccctaaccaaagcttgatgaagatgatgaaccCTTGagaaaccttgggagagaagtctagaatttgtttgCGAAATAATGAGAGTATAAAAAGAgattaggagtatttaggacataATACTTAAcgaatctagtccttaaaaatATCCATATTTATCCATGATCAGTAGAGGCAGTGACGAGTCATAGGAACGACTCGTCCTGCAGGCCCTACAAAATACCTGGAAATCAAGTCTATGAACTTCCTAATGAGTCGTGTCTATGACTCGTTCTCAAGTCTATAAGTCATAGACTTCATTCGTCCTGTAGGTACTCCAAAAACCCTGAAaaaagtctctaaagtttgcatGCGACTCACCTTTATGAGTCGTAGTCTTTTCTATAACTCGTCTTGTCGAGTCGTAGAAGAGGTATTGGGGGTTGCATAGTTGCAGGATTTCAGACCTACACTACGTCTCtcttctacgattcgtagacaCTTTCACGAGTCGTCAAATGACTCGTAGACTCTCACTTTTCCTTAGCCAAATTTCCAATTCTTTACTTCACCTCCACGAGtcaatcttgtcactcaaactattcttttccgGAGGAGGtaataacaaattatttttttgtaaattcttCTCACATTCTATGAACAATCTCTTCCCGAAAAGCTTTTATTCCTAGATCAGATTCCCAAGAAGAAGAAGTAATATTATTACTCTGAGTCGATTGTTCATCATTCTTATCAATGATTGTATCATCATTTTTATATTCAGTGAATATTCCATCATTGCTTTGATTTTAAcgtaaaaaattatgtaaaatggCACAAACAACTACTATTTTCACCTGCATGTCTAAGTCATAGTTGTTCATGCCTTGTCGTAGTATTCTGAATCTACTTATCAATGCACCAAATATTCTTTCAATTACATTGTGAAAAGAGACATGTCTATATTTAAATAGCTCTTTGTCATTCTTAGGCTCTCTTTCACTGTCACAatctgacctagggcctaatcgTAATACGGTGATCAAAACCTCGAaagatcccaaccaagcctcttagcatacattgcattcataaggtaagatAAAACATTATAAAAATAAGCGGAAGAATAATCTCGAGCATGGAAGTctagaaatgaaaataaaatctcaagtcATATGTCTAAACGGACTACCTCAACTCTATGTTAACATAGGTGGGGGCATAGAACAAGCCACTAGCTCccccaaaaagaaagaaacatctCAAAATAGCAACATAGTCTAAGGAtagcaagaaaagaaataagttCGATAGGTAGTCCCCGAagaatgaggacttaccaaatcaagtgaacaaGTCTTCTATCTAGCCACGATAGAGTGTAGGTTGATCACCgagccctacattataagacaatgtaggcaaaagtatgctttagtacgtttgaatgtactaagaatATGAGCGATGCAATGCATGAAATAAAAGCAATGATGTAATGATCAATGTTAGAACACAAAATAAGTAAATCTTTTATACGTCAAAGCAAATCAAAAAGTAAGGCTAATGTCATTTAAAACTATAATGCAATCTTATAAAGAGAACTCGTACAATGCATGGataatcataagtcataatgaGAAATGTTCAAAAGTAGTAGTAAATATCTTGAATCATGTTGAGGGTCATAAAACCATGGGTGAGAGAACATTCTTTACTTTGTAAAAGATATATCAaccatagtaagaaataccttaaacattgaaagagtgaccttgtacctttgtgagagcgaccgttaaccgacataaaccatgtgagctataacatggagtcccaatattTTCCCATACATTAgagaaaagggggagactacttgacaaggtagactccgtcatgcttaagtggatccactaagctattgtgtaaaccgggtactcacccctagttcttagactcgggtactcaccttcAAGCtttgatatttcgggtactcacctcttagaaatTTGGGTATTTGCCTCTAATCCCTTTATACCTACAGTGACACATATTTCTGCGACATCGGTATTCTCCCCTAGTCCAATTTGGTGCTAGGTGAGATCTCAatgaaataacatttaaatatcataataacataaacatatatataactttaacataaaatcatcattagatggaatagttcattaaaacctttcatttgattcaatgcttgaattgtcctttcacattgaaaccttggTTTGGATAAGAAATCCCTTTCaccattcaatcaatcaaaagACTCCCATTTCATAAACACTtgcttcatatcattcattttggagtcaaagctttcatttcaaacttcatTGGAAATATAGTCaaattaggtgggttctattcaattcatctttCAAACATGCATTTTCAAAAGGGCTATGCATAAACATTATCAATTGAgtcaattcaaaacatacttcaaataacCCACCATTCATTTTAAATATCCATAATAGCTTGAGAtagaaaattacttgaaattcaataatttatgcaattgagtagtaatatatgcttatttgaacataatatcaataatttgaaccataacCTAGATATTTGAGATGGATTGAACAATACCCATTTGAAGATTTATAAGCCCAAGATAGAAAATTAGGGCATTCATAAGTAGTAATCCatttcatgcaatttgaatCAATAGTCATAATTCCATCATGCTTAAttctaataaaaagaaattagaagtacccataaataatttatacttgaaatcaaaGGAATTAGTTGGAGAGGGTTTttggctccatgggtggaaggatccatggatgaagaaacccacataccttagagtaaaactttaagaaatcttgattcttggtcttcaacgaggagccgtgaatcctttgagtttgagacaAAAATTAgaggggatgatttgagagagaggaggatgaagtttagggttttggggaggtgaaagactgaaaaataaccTCCAAAAACGTCCAAGCCCGTATATGTTTGTTTAGGTAATTGTCCAAGATGCCCTTCAtcagaaaaatctgaaaaatgggTTCAGAACCCTGCAGACGGTATAGTGGCGACTGGCGCCAGAGCCAAAACTATTGCAGCTGATTTTGGGTTCtatagtggcacgccgcgccagtTCTGAAATAGCTGCAATGATAGTCTCTAGTAAAAATGACATAACTTGTTACTCTAAACTCAGAATAAGGCAACCTTGGTGGCGtgggaaagaagactcaaaaaactttaattttataggtcatgggacacctaattcattatataatAGGATATATGAGTGTTTTAAGTTGATCCTATTTCGGACTCATACGAAGACTTAGTCGATAAAAATTCTTTGGaattggcttggtgttagagatcccttatgaccctaaaacacatatagtacactttaaatacttaataattgatcctaactcatatatacaactagaagtcaTCGAGTTTAATCCTATActcatatgaagaatggttcggatCTTGATGTAGaattttttggggtgttacattcaCTTTCCCTGTAGTCTTACAAATGATATCGCATTCCTTTAATAGAAATATGATTGTTGGCTCATTAAGAGAAGTTTTATTAAAGAGAGTTGTTGGGCATTTTTATAGATAGATTTTACTTAAGAGGGATTAATGATATTGGTTGATCATATTAATAGAGTAAGTtgatagataaatatttagttggaaTTAATAAATGGTTGgtgttttaataaaatataaaagtttgaggttattttaaaattttaaaaactttcAAAGTTccaaagttctattttttttagaacttgGGAAGTTGAGGATTTTGTCAAatatatttgccaagtaatAACAAATTGTATGGACAAACAcaaatttccaaatattttttaaatttcccCCAAAAACTACTTGGGGCCAAGCGCTcactaaatataattaattttaactaaCTCTACTAATTATCCCAATTAGTATAGCTTCATATTTAGCAGGAATTTCCTCAATTCCCTGCTCAACAGAGTACTATCCATTTCAAAAGATTCACCAAGTAAATAGGAAAAATATAAGGGTGTTGGTCTCCCATAAAGGGTCTCATAAGTGTTGTCTGAATTGAACTATAGTAGAATGTGTTATACAAATTTTAGTCATTGATAATTAATCAGACCAATCAGAAGCGTCCTTCGCACAAAAAACACCTTAAGTATGTCCCTAAGCACTTGTTAACCATTTTAGGTTAGTGATCAAATTGTGGATAGTAAGTAAAAATGGTAAATAGTAAAATCCCTTATAATGTAAATAACTCTTGCCAAAAAAGAACTCAAAAATACAACATCTCTACACTAATGTGTCACACCGTAAGTCCATATTTTGAGCGTGGTCCGCACTCAAAATTATTACCGGTCTCAAATAAATTTTTGACCTAATATGCTATAAGACTGAATGCTAAATAATGCGAAGCtgagaataataataatggaTTATACTACTGAAAGTTGAAAtcttttataataaaataaaattgaaatatctgGACAATTTCCAATAATTGAAAATAAGTGTCTGATAGTGTCTTTGTATACCTCTAAATAAAAGAAGCAAATAAGTCTAACAGAAGAAGACCCCGAACTACCTAAAagttaaaatagttgaactgaACTAAAACTGTTGAATAAAAACTGAAGTTCTCTGGATGCAAGTAGGACTCAACACAAGCTGAGAGTGAATGAATTTAATGGAACGTGTGCCTGCAAGTCAAAATCTGAGCTCTGAAATCTATATCATAACCGCTTGACATAGTAGGTGCAGTTCACTTGACATAGTAGGCACAGTTCACTCTCTTAAGTAGGTGTACTTGACATAGTAGGTACATTTCACTCTCTCAAGGAGAGTAAGAGAGATGACAAAAGAAAAATGtaatatcttttatttattgAGAAGTATTTTCTACTTTTTCTCTTTtgattttacttttttctttttgttttttaattatttgtttcatgttttaatttgttattcGGTTCTTTAGTTTTTTCGTCTTCTCCAACaagcaaaattatatatttttttctgttCAAAAGTTTTTCTCCCCTTTTGTTCACCATACTAGGCAatgattttttcaaagttttcatttcattatttttcaagttattatTGTAATCTACGATAAGAAATTTTATCGGCCGTGAAAATAGAGTTGTGCCTGAGAAATTAATTAGGGGAAATACCCTTCTtttattgaagagaattttttggtatgaaagtaatgaggAAATTGAGGTAGTATTAGGTTTATTCTGTCGGTCGTTGACTAAGAATGTGGAGAACATTTCTTCTTATCCttgaaaaaataaagagagagaTGGTAACTGTTAGCTATCATTTTATCTGGCGAAAATATATTATTCGATAATAAAGAGATGCTGCTTTGACTATGATAACAGTGGATTTCgttatcaatattttatttttccaatgaagatgatgaaaagataagaaaaacataaaatgagaaaatggaGAGGGATATAGTCACCATTAGCCACCATTTTATCCCATGAAAATAAAATTCgataaaaaatgatatttttcacCACTTTTGTGATATGCTTTACCATCATTTTTATCCATATAGTATTATTTGGTGCGAGTTTGGAATAATGGCAATAAAAGTGTGTAATTATGACCTTTTCCTCCTACGTTCTCTAGAATTTTTCCTCTTCTTATAGTGAAGAGGGATAGGGGAAGGAGACAAGAAGGTGAGCAAGGATGGGAGTGGTtcgaattttttttcatttttcataaaaaaatagtcttttcttttagttttttattttataatttatgcattttaatACATGGCAATCAAGGATTGGTGCATGAGTAtcacttctttttctttcttcttaaaACTGAAAATTGACTGAAAAAGGAGGTAAGAGTATTACTTCCAAATTGCTCAAGGGGTCATAGGACTCTGCAAAgtttaagtttctttttcaaaattcgGTACTAATTTATGAGGACTTTGTGTATTCTCTCAAATGCATAATGATAATTAAGTAGTAAAATATATTGTTTACTTTTTGGGGAGTAATTTCTTACAATCGACCTACATCATGTGAACTCATGATGTCCAACCTCTAATCCGATCAGGAGAGTTATTCTAACCTTGTTGATAGGGGTATTCACGGGTTAGTTTAAAATGATTTtagtcaaaattaaaattaaatcaattttcaatttttaaattattaaaatcaaatataatataatatatatttatatcaatttggttgttatggattttgatttgattataaATCATACATTACAATAAAAAAATCCTTATCTTTAGCACTGGCTTACTCACAGGAAGCTGTCCTAGCTGATGACTCTTAGTTAGATTGGTACTAATTAGGATATCACATAAGGGGAATCCCATTCTAGGATTTCTCCAAAGCCCTATCCCATATTttattcaaaagagaaaaaaaggacaACATTTTTTTTGGATTGTAACAACATGTTCCTATCGTTATGGACAAGCTAATGGGGAAGAAAATCAGGCCAGAAAACTTTTGGGTAGTGACATGGAAATTCGGATCCTAGGCCATACTTTGACAAAATCTGAGTTAGGTGAGGTCTAGGTTAATCCGATAATGGATGGGggattgaatttttattttgattgattaAATTGACAGCTAAGACGATGCAAA
This DNA window, taken from Solanum dulcamara chromosome 3, daSolDulc1.2, whole genome shotgun sequence, encodes the following:
- the LOC129882671 gene encoding pantoate--beta-alanine ligase isoform X2; translation: MAAKEAIIITDKDEMRKWTRSMRAQGYTIGFVPTMGYLHQGHLSLVQEAHNHADRIVVSIYVNPGQFSPNEDLSTYPCDLQGDIQKLKSLSGGVDVVFNPKNLYDYGNSQIGNGSESEGMEVSCVEDKGMGHETWVRVEKLEKGLCGNSRPVFFRGVATVVTKLFNIVEPDVVVLGKKDYQQWRIIQRMALSISRALSRTQVEAEKGQVNCRELINTAILTITEAGGTVDYAEIVEQESLEPVETIKRPVVFCVAVWFGKVRLIDNMEIDV
- the LOC129882671 gene encoding pantoate--beta-alanine ligase isoform X1 — protein: MAAKEAIIITDKDEMRKWTRSMRAQGYTIGFVPTMGYLHQGHLSLVQEAHNHADRIVVSIYVNPGQFSPNEDLSTYPCDLQGDIQKLKSLSGGVDVVFNPKNLYDYGNSQIGNGSESEGMEVSCVEDKGMGHETWVRVEKLEKGLCGNSRPVFFRGVATVVTKLFNIVEPDVVVLGKKDYQQWRIIQRMVRDLDFGIKVIGSEIVREHDGLAMSSRNVKLSPADRQRALSISRALSRTQVEAEKGQVNCRELINTAILTITEAGGTVDYAEIVEQESLEPVETIKRPVVFCVAVWFGKVRLIDNMEIDV